In Cystobacter ferrugineus, the following proteins share a genomic window:
- a CDS encoding DUF3396 domain-containing protein gives MCELRDESSSENRYGFEYAGKPLGAPSLKDEPNAACAVSFWLPTEYLEEHGPERVRELALQLAAPLPFYFGQAGLAFNGATNLMGVMRQIHQRCFCYPGMDIPELSWLSWRLGTKVRGPSWMTFLGQPVLGELGGATQLRSRLSSPGTMVQEMGGERAVVTLGAWPDAGDTEQGRTLPAYRELARVLEPWLYYDTHNYGLDFPSEDVRRWERRFLD, from the coding sequence ATGTGCGAACTCCGAGATGAGTCCAGCAGCGAGAACCGGTATGGTTTTGAATATGCCGGTAAACCGCTTGGCGCTCCGTCCTTGAAGGACGAACCGAATGCGGCATGCGCGGTGAGCTTCTGGCTTCCCACGGAATACCTGGAGGAGCACGGCCCGGAGCGGGTGCGTGAGCTGGCATTGCAACTGGCCGCTCCGCTCCCCTTTTACTTTGGACAGGCGGGCCTCGCCTTCAACGGTGCCACGAACCTGATGGGCGTCATGCGGCAAATCCACCAGCGGTGCTTCTGCTATCCGGGCATGGACATTCCTGAGCTGAGCTGGCTTTCGTGGCGCCTGGGTACGAAAGTACGCGGTCCCTCTTGGATGACCTTCCTGGGCCAGCCGGTGCTGGGCGAACTGGGTGGCGCGACGCAACTGCGTTCTCGCCTGTCCTCACCGGGAACCATGGTCCAGGAGATGGGAGGGGAGCGCGCCGTCGTCACTCTAGGCGCGTGGCCGGACGCGGGAGACACCGAGCAGGGCCGCACGCTCCCCGCCTATCGCGAGCTGGCACGCGTGCTGGAGCCCTGGCTCTATTACGACACTCACAATTACGGACTCGATTTCCCTTCCGAGGACGTACGCCGCTGGGAACGCCGCTTCCTCGATTAG
- a CDS encoding YebC/PmpR family DNA-binding transcriptional regulator, which translates to MGRIFETRKSTMFARWNKMAKLFTRISKDIAIAVKAGGPSPDNNPALRRALQNARHGNMPKDKVEAAIKRASGQDVKSYEVVLYEGYGPHGIPIMVETATDNVVRTVANVRHAFKAGGGNMGNTGSVGFLFQHMGVFRLSPEGIDQDALELELIDHGLQEMGEGTGEKGEKQLIIRCAFNDFGRLQHAIEEKGLTPLSAESEYIPQNPVSLPEEQAQEVLKVVDTLEQDEDVQRVFHGLA; encoded by the coding sequence ATGGGACGCATTTTCGAGACCCGTAAGTCGACGATGTTCGCGCGGTGGAACAAGATGGCGAAGCTGTTCACGCGCATCAGCAAGGACATCGCCATCGCGGTGAAGGCCGGAGGCCCGAGCCCGGACAACAACCCCGCCCTGCGCCGGGCGCTGCAGAACGCCCGTCACGGCAACATGCCGAAGGACAAGGTCGAGGCGGCGATCAAGCGCGCGAGCGGCCAGGACGTGAAGAGCTACGAGGTGGTGCTGTACGAGGGCTACGGCCCGCACGGCATCCCCATCATGGTGGAGACGGCGACGGACAACGTGGTGCGCACGGTGGCCAACGTACGCCATGCCTTCAAGGCGGGTGGCGGCAACATGGGCAACACGGGGAGTGTGGGCTTCCTGTTCCAGCACATGGGGGTGTTCCGCCTGTCGCCCGAGGGGATAGATCAGGACGCGCTGGAGCTGGAGCTCATCGACCACGGGTTGCAGGAGATGGGCGAGGGGACGGGCGAGAAGGGGGAGAAGCAGCTCATCATCCGCTGCGCCTTCAACGACTTCGGCCGCCTGCAGCACGCCATCGAGGAGAAGGGGCTGACTCCTCTGTCCGCGGAGTCCGAGTACATCCCCCAGAACCCGGTGTCGTTGCCCGAGGAGCAGGCTCAGGAGGTACTCAAGGTGGTGGACACGCTGGAGCAGGACGAGGACGTCCAGCGGGTGTTCCACGGCCTGGCGTAA